One stretch of Eupeodes corollae chromosome 2, idEupCoro1.1, whole genome shotgun sequence DNA includes these proteins:
- the LOC129946019 gene encoding trafficking protein particle complex subunit 11, which translates to MSIDATALPSELLVAPQPLIGFCGLDVVKNSVHKSIWDAFNSNRKPDKPAVQFKLLPPNYEFPVAKPKRASYEWYHPKGILKRNWMLKHLHVLPSVVVLFQDMEWNDPLWTDKQLQCASTIQSLKNCLQERNTRLALVLLQKAAPLPPGEDMLASERAASLTNACGISSKMLFILPHTDHLVGYTSRLESALLEMAQGYYTLMSTRIRSHHLTSSHHVLKIRHQFKLGFVSEMRQDYSTALKYYSQAFANLEEIRVVDTNCLEIKTIAGFLNYKICRLMFKLKVPRDSINHFISHIEKYKNRIGFKDLLFEHYAWLSTQHSAFADLFCEAIKNGLPALQTQHPGMYYYKAACNIVKRKEAFLECCALSLSPTEPTSPTTLQNISSMALFSEYFGIRTIKTGEPVSEQQVIMLVQENEKNYNHSGAIIQLLGQAMAQFKVYKGLRFRKKLAVDMAEEYFKCGDHAKALTLYSLMLPDYRQDKWSLLFSDVLLKTLRSAFLSASVADYVACSFEALSLKIKCDQKERITVLENLWKVFQKVPPVSQSQITPELRTLWENSLANFKSPAIIDLDKITELLECNVSFEKAELKNDEMINIRLVVKLLTDVPLKIHNFTAVLIDNQSQQYKLKAIKYTTFEDLSQLRARESSTNEFKSFDGDLKLEPEKYYEILFCTEAQQYLENTQLQVSCIEILIGTDKVSAVLVKNVTLAKRNFKHHNRYRDLIDNVTTNPTCYIVPTFHLVTQTTQPVQPMLVNEFFSIVCVVNNPFNLFLQNVGLSISVPNNLRNKVFLTTDISSNRQKLHSQIQIDIGELSMLNSTSVSYYVFSLVEVNIDLQQKIWYNLDSIRPKPPPFVESPSTTDNSPINSRVVLADFSPLALSSLIRIDYIDDSRMRKARDEVVSISCENEFKFCGRFYTLNRQPLTKIYRGENFLFRANIEVQSKSDLDILETYFICDHNLVQSTYSFKRKKYSNCYRKNDTLEDVIVLRTNSTNCDWITAKQFEHSENEPDQLFQRSRTLRSIQQTANSSGSGKLENSIVPSSAMNKNLLSKIPNNMTIIGNCALLASQSSILSSSTISDDGKLKIDSDSLKDDQIQQQQPVKPSSQMVFGKAIEAITPTGPYRGFIKGVVTASESGNTATASQAPIFGVYCIKWRRSGSKDENESKFVVTGLEIDEPPLNIYCSIEEKMFVKVPMTLKVVLKNPTAKVVHLISTLSVSNSDNFMCSGHKQLDISIFAYSEKELVFNLYPLKVGWQNLPELHLEYNTLTDPTRDESQNQLLSHLVQRSMPKKVFVLPPYKQHSNGVK; encoded by the exons ATGTCCATCGATGCTACCGCTCTGCCCTCAGAGCTGCTTGTAGCACCACAACCTCTTATTGGGTTTTGTGGGCTCGATGTGGTGAAGAACTCGGTGCATAAGTCAATATGGGACGCTTTCAATAGCAATCGTAAACCTGATAA ACCTGCTGTGCAGTTCAAGCTGTTGCCGCCAAATTATGAATTCCCGGTGGCCAAACCAAAGCGCGCTTCCTATGAATGGTATCATCCGAAGGGGATACTCAAGCGTAACTGGATGTTGAAGCATCTTCATGTTCTGCCATCTGTGGTGGTTCTGTTCCAGGACATGGAGTGGAATGATCCACTGTGGACTGACAAGCAGCTACAATGTGCCTCAACTATTCAAAGTCTCAAAAATTGCCTACAA GAACGCAATACTCGCCTAGCCCTTGTGTTGCTCCAGAAAGCTGCACCATTACCTCCTGGTGAAGATATGTTAGCATCAGAACGAGCAGCTAGCCTAACAAACGCTTGTGGAATAAGCAGCAAAATGCTCTTCATCCTTCCGCACACTGATCACCTTGTTGGATATACTTCGCGCCTCGAATCGGCTCTTTTGGAAATGGCTCAGGGATACTATACTCTTATGTCCACACGAATTCGTTCTCATCACTTGACATCCTCACATCATGTCCTCAAGATTCGTCATCAATTCAAACTCGGATTTGTCTCAGAAATGAGACAAGATTACAGTACTGCTCTTAA ATATTACTCCCAGGCATTTGCTAATTTAGAAGAAATTCGTGTTGTGGACACAAATTGTCTGGAAATCAAAACTATTGCCGGCTTCctgaattacaaaatttgtcgattaatgttcaaattaaaagtGCCACGTGATTCAATAAATCATTTCATAAGTCACATTGAAAAGTACAAGAATCGAATTGGATTCAAGGATCTATTATTTGAACATTATGCGTGGCTTAGTACTCA GCATAGTGCATTTGCTGATCTCTTTTGTGAAGCAATTAAAAACGGTCTTCCAGCTTTGCAGACACAACATCCTGGAATGTACTATTATAAAGCAGCTTGTAATATTGTCAAGAGAAAGGAAGCATTTTTGGAGTGTTGTG CACTGTCTCTGAGTCCTACAGAACCCACATCACCCACTACTCTACAAAATATCTCCTCAATGGCACTATTTAGCGAGTACTTTGGCATTCGTACGATCAAAACTGGAGAACCAGTATCCGAACAACAAGTTATAATGTTAGTacaagaaaatgaaaagaacTACAACCATTCA GGTGCAATAATTCAACTTCTGGGTCAAGCGATGGCTCAGTTCAAAGTCTACAAAGGTCTCAGGTTTCGTAAAAAACTAGCAGTCGATATGGCAGAAGAGTACTTTAAGTGTGGTGATCATGCTAAGGCACTTAC ATTATACTCTCTCATGTTACCCGATTATCGTCAAGATAAATGGAGTTTACTATTCTCAGATGTGCTTCTCAAAACTCTACGTAGCGCATTCCTATCGGCATCAGTTGCTGATTATGTTGCATGTAGTTTTGAAGCATTatcgttaaaaattaaatgtgatCAAAAAGAGCGTATTACAGTGCTCGAAAATCTCTGGAAAGTTTTCCAG AAAGTTCCTCCTGTATCTCAAAGTCAAATTACACCCGAACTACGAACGTTATGGGAAAACTCGTTGGCTAATTTTAAATCTCCTGCAATAATTGATTTAGATAAAATAACTGAATTACTCGAATGCAATGTGAGTTTTGAAAAAGCCGAATTAAAAAATGACGAAATGATAAATATTCGTTTGGTTGTCAA ACTTCTTACGGATGTTCCATTGAAGATACACAATTTTACAGCAGTTCTAATCGATAACCAAAGTCAACAATATAAGCTTAAAGCAATCAAATACACAACCTTTGAAGATCTATCCCAATTAAGGGCTAGAGAAAGTTCGACAAATGAATTTAAATCCTTTGATGGTGATCTCAAATTAGAACcagaaaaatattatgaaatctTATTCTGCACCGAGGCACAGCAATATTTGGAAAATACTCAATTACAAGTTTCATGTATTGAAATCTTAATTGGCACTGATAAAGTATCAGCGGTTTTGGTGAAAAATGTAACGCTGGCAAAGAGAAATTTCAAACATCATAATCGATATCGAGATTTGATTGATAATGTTACAACTAATCCAACTTGTTATATTGTTCCAAC ATTCCATTTGGTAACTCAGACAACACAACCGGTACAACCGATGTTAGTTAATGAATTCTTTAGCATCGTTTGTGTGGTGAATAAtccatttaatttgtttttgcaaaatgtTGGATTAAGTATCAGTGTTCCGAATAATCTTCGAAATAAAG ttTTTCTCACCACCGATATTTCTTCTAACCGCCAAAAACTCCACTCCCAGATTCAAATCGATATTGGTGAACTTTCGATGCTTAACTCAACATCAGTGTCGTACTACGTCTTTAGTTTAGTCGAAGTCAATATTGATTTACAACAAAAGATTTGGTATAATTTAGATTCGATAAGACCAAAGCCACCTCCATTTGTGGAGAGTCCATCGACCACGGATAATTCTCCAATTAATTCACGTGTTGTTCTGGCGGATTTTAGTCCTTTAGCGTTAAGTTCATTGATTCGGATTGATTATATCGATGATAGTCGAATGCGAAAGGCTCGAGATGAAGTTGTTAGTATTTCGTGTGAGAATGagtttaaattttgtggaaGGTTTTATACTCTCAATCGACAACCATTGACGAAGATCTATCGGGGCgagaattttttgtttcgagCTAATATTGAAGTGCAATCGAAAAGTGATTTGGACATATTGGAGACGTATTTTATATGT GACCACAATCTAGTTCAATCCACGTACAGCTTTAAACGCAAAAAATACAGCAACTGCTATCGCAAAAACGACACCCTTGAAGATGTAATTGTCTTAAGAACAAACTCAACCAACTGTGACTGGATTACGGCCAAACAATTCGAGCATAGTGAAAACGAACCCGACCAACTATTCCAACGCTCCCGAACTCTGCGAAGCATCCAACAAACGGCCAATAGCAGTGGTAGTGGTAAGCTCGAGAATAGTATTGTGCCTTCTTCAGCAATGAACAAAAATCTCTTGTCGAAAATTCCCAATAACATGACAATAATTGGTAATTGCGCTCTGCTCGCTAGCCAAAGTTCAATTCTAAGTTCATCGACTATTTCCGATGAtggtaaattaaaaatcgactcagattcattaaaagatgatcaaatacaacaacaacaaccggTAAAACCAAGTTCCCAAATGGTCTTTGGAAAGGCTATTGAAGCAATCACACCCACGGGACCATATCGTGGTTTTATAAAAGGTGTTGTGACCGCAAGTGAGTCGGGAAATACAGCGACGGCGTCACAAGCACCAATATTTGGAGTGTATTGCATAAAATGGCGACGAAGTGGCTCTAAAGAtgaaaatgaatcaaaatttgtgGTCACAGGATTGGAAATCGATGAACCACCTTTGAATATTTACTGTTCCATTGAAGAGAAGATGTTCGTTAAAGTTCCAATGACTCTTAAGGTTGTCCTCAAAAATCCCACTGCAAAAGTTGTCCATTTGATTTCGACATTGAGTGTGAGTAATTCTGATAATTTCATGTGTTCCGGTCATAAACAG cttGACATTTCAATATTTGCGTATTCAGAAAAAGAACTGGTGTTCAATTTATATCCACTCAAAGTTGGCTGGCAAAATCTTCCTGAACTCCACTTAGAATACAATACCCTCACAGATCCAACCAGGGACGAGTCACAAAATCAACTTCTCAGTCATTTAGTTCAGCGATCAATGCCtaaaaaggtttttgttttg CCTCCTTATAAACAACATAGCAACGGTGTTAAGTAG
- the LOC129946020 gene encoding trypsin beta-like, which produces MFHQVCLIFVLGFSITQALGIDNRIIGGVPTTIRESPYQLTLDYKEQHICGGSLITNKCVLTAGHCIESLMWPDMIVVRGGMTRLSERGVSQRISRIFKHENFNLETMNNDVAILRLRGPLQGQNIKTIKLTNRTVAVGEQVEITGFGYTNENITNNSNVLREVLVNVISQKECKKAYQGANNVTEGMFCATVKGGKKDACQGDSGGPVVSKNELVGVVSWGIGCGRPEYPGVFANVKYFRSWIDNIVSKYC; this is translated from the coding sequence ATGTTCCATCAAGTTTGCTTAATTTTCGTGCTTGGGTTCAGCATCACCCAGGCTCTTGGCATTGACAATAGAATTATTGGAGGAGTTCCCACAACCATAAGGGAATCACCTTATCAACTGACCTTGGATTACAAGGAACAACATATCTGTGGCGGATcacttataacaaataaatgtgTCCTTACCGCAGGACATTGCATAGAAAGCTTAATGTGGCCGGATATGATAGTAGTTCGAGGTGGTATGACTCGCCTGTCGGAGAGGGGTGTAAGTCAGAGAATCTCTAGGATCTTCAAACACGAGAATTTCAACCTTGAAACCATGAACAATGATGTCGCTATTCTTCGCTTGCGAGGACCACTCCAGGGACAGAACATCAAAACCATTAAACTTACGAATAGGACCGTTGCCGTTGGCGAGCAAGTTGAAATCACCGGATTTGGTTATACAAATGAAAACATTACCAATAATTCGAATGTTCTGAGAGAAGTTCTGGTCAATGTGATCAGTCAGAAAGAGTGTAAAAAGGCCTATCAAGGAGCGAATAACGTAACTGAGGGTATGTTCTGTGCCACAGTGAAAGGAGGCAAAAAGGATGCTTGTCAGGGAGATTCTGGTGGTCCAGTTGTGTCGAAGAATGAGCTTGTTGGTGTCGTTTCATGGGGCATTGGGTGTGGTCGGCCTGAATATCCTGGCGTCTTCGCCAATGTAAAATACTTCCGATCATGGATAGACAATATTGTcagcaaatattgttaa
- the LOC129947199 gene encoding uncharacterized protein LOC129947199, producing MMTENLTEFPPYQPQNLPENSNAGQTSGPSIILTQKNPLDLTRKIVENQVVSQRVLTQDTSETPKQQQQDHPSISTAPKRDVPIKQQQPKPKKTSLSIPKEPMIDLTEEHPIQINRENIFPQIIEQASKPKSPVHVSKWLKFLPTQQRPKIPKRLFRETSASSAAVVGPSKDSTSLKNSIIRLYRDLPPAATSSLNTLQKTPTASCSKKSKNIPKQNPPQIAPQTIQKCQKPFRNTETMIPRERDLPRIPPRNAQTETNEIISPDFLLDEFLDLNESDMNDSGTSLTPSLKEGFRKIFGTDKLNEVFGGGDEVVYELTENHIIRLANALNMERGDLRQIIDNILSDENYGVIIEDGNIPSDSSSIVECSQSPPQRLFPSQRSQTSDGR from the coding sequence ATGATGACTGAAAACCTAACTGAATTTCCCCCTTATCAGCCACAGAATTTACCAGAAAATTCAAATGCTGGACAAACTTCTGGGCCCAGTATTATTCTTACACAAAAGAATCCACTTGATTTGACAAGGAAGATTGTTGAAAACCAAGTTGTGTCCCAAAGAGTTTTAACTCAAGACACTTCTGAGACaccaaagcaacaacaacaagaccATCCATCCATCTCAACAGCTCCCAAAAGAGATGTTCctataaaacaacaacagccaAAACCCAAAAAGACTTCGTTAAGTATTCCTAAGGAACCAATGATTGATTTAACTGAGGAACATccaattcaaataaatagagAAAATATATTCCCCCAAATTATAGAACAAGCCTCTAAGCCAAAGAGTCCGGTTCATGTTTCCAAGTGGCTTAAATTTCTTCCTACTCAACAAAGACCAAAAATCCCTAAGAGACTATTTAGAGAAACTTCTGCGAGTAGTGCTGCCGTCGTTGGCCCCTCAAAAGATTCAACATCTTTAAAAAACAGTATCATCAGGTTGTACAGGGATCTACCCCCAGCTGCTACGAGTAGTTTAAACACACTCCAAAAAACCCCAACAGCAAGTTGttcgaaaaaatcaaaaaatatcccAAAACAAAACCCCCCTCAAATCgctcctcaaacaattcaaaaatgccAAAAACCCTTTCGAAACACCGAAACTATGATACCACGAGAACGCGACCTACCTCGGATTCCTCCACGAAATGCCCAAACAGAAACCAATGAAATTATTTCACCGGATTTTCTACTCGATGAATTCTTAGACTTAAATGAATCTGATATGAATGATAGTGGAACTTCGTTGACACCATCATTGAAAGAAGGTTTTCGGAAAATTTTTGGCACagataaattaaatgaagtcTTTGGGGGAGGTGACGAAGTTGTTTACGAATTGACAGAAAATCATATCATTCGACTTGCGAATGCTCTTAACATGGAACGTGGTGACCTAAGACAAATTATTGATAATATTTTGTCAGATGAAAATTATGGAGTAATTATTGAAGATGGTAATATACCAAGTGATTCGTCGTCGATTGTCGAATGCAGTCAAAGTCCACCACAACGACTTTTTCCAAGTCAAAGGTCTCAGACATCAGATGggagataa
- the LOC129945610 gene encoding nuclear receptor coactivator 5, whose product MTEHNGSLVKDPKLALNRVFIGNIPQCTKDDLESIFIPYGKVIDSLVQKNYGFIQFESEEIANRAAKALNKSLFKGNHISVRNAGHKKRANPNAGGVAGPANKQPFAGAPQGGFNHSVRSNPDYNDCEIIVVDRQNTAYAEYIEGRLKTLNLQVDVLFPNEEVSLGKVLANISSRGCMYAILVTPQNEELRSITVNILYGIPAEHRNMPVDDAITLIADDFRLRIGPHLQKNNLPKAVQVITPSNVAAPPLKERHPDAVQSLLNLLADNLTLTVLQYDCIIKYLQERRELQLKLELGDAATSAGAQPDPEIELQKKILNILNKPSVAETHYELLYPSLESVKSDYRAMDLLKDVRIQNAIDSILTSNLMGTIEKHMKF is encoded by the exons ATGACAGAGCACAATGGAAGCCTGGTTAAAGATCCCAAGTTAGCTCTTAATCGTGTATTTATAGGAAATATTCCGCAATGCACAAAAGACGATCTCGAAAGCATTTTCATTCCCTATGGTAAAGTTATTGATTCGCTTGTCCAGAAGAACTATGGTTTTATTCAATTCGAGTCCGAGGAAATCGCTAATAGAGCTGCGAAGGCACTTAACAAATCCCTATTCAAGGGCAATCATATATCCGTTCGAAATGCTGGACATAAAAAGCGTGCAAATCCGAATGCCGGCGGGGTTGCTGGTCCAGCTAATAAACAACCTTTCGCAGGAGCTCCCCAAGGCGGTTTCAATCATTCGGTAAGATCTAATCCTGATTATAATGATTGCGAGATCATCGTTGTGGACAGACAAAATAC GGCCTATGCTGAGTACATTGAAGGGCGCTTAAAGACACTCAATCTTCAAGTGGATGTGCTCTTTCCCAACGAGGAAGTCTCACTGGGAAAGGTGCTTGCAAACATATCCTCTCGAGGCTGCATGTACGCAATTCTAGTTACACCACAAAACGAGGAACTTCGAAGCATCACGGTGAATATACTGTACGGAATCCCTGCGGAACATCGCAACATGCCAGTGGACGATGCCATCACTCTCATAGCCGACGATTTTCGTCTCAGAATCGGTCCGCATTTACAAAAGAATAACCTACCCAAAGCCGTTCAAGTAATTACTCCCTCGAATGTGGCTGCTCCACCTTTGAAGGAACGTCATCCCGATGCAGTGCAATCTCTGCTAAATTTACTGGCAGATAACTTGACACTCACCGTCCTACAATACGATTGTATCATCAAGTATCTCCAGGAGAGAAGGGAACTCCAATTGAAACTAGAATTGGGTGATGCCGCCACAAGTGCTGGCGCTCAACCAGATCCCGAAATCgaattgcaaaagaaaattcTGAACATTCTCAATAAGCCATCGGTCGCAGAAACACATTATGAACTGCTCTATCCAAGTTTGGAATCGGTCAAGTCAGATTATCGTGCAATGGATTTGTTGAAGGACGTCCGGATTCAAAATGCTATCGATTCAATTCTAACTTCCAATCTTATGGGTACAATTGAAAAacatatgaaattttaa